From Chryseobacterium shandongense, the proteins below share one genomic window:
- a CDS encoding alanine racemase — protein sequence MEKKIYERPIIKPLNTGLMNKFGTRTEYLAMTHIDGVAVKDLIKNYGSPVFVYSEAKIRSNFQNAKRAFTTRYPKIQFAWSYKTCYLNAICNIYHQEGSWAEVVSRFEYDKALKNGVPGNKIIFNGPDKAAEDLTLAIDNDSLIHIDHFDELYMLTEIAQQKNVKPRVAIRVNMDCGVYPLWDRFGFNYETGQAWDAISKILVTGNLNLVGLHTHIGTYIMSSAAYAVAASKMADLALGIRNKFNKIIEYIDMGGGFASKNTLKGSYLQATDYVPEINEYADAICSTLLTSGFQANELPYLYLETGRALIDDAGYLCGSVIANKRLSDGRKATIMDFGVNLMFTSFWYDHKITPAQEFGHHTEENVLYGPLCMNIDVVRSSIMLPPLKTKDNVVVHHVGAYCVTQSMQFIALRPKVVLIDMDDKVHIIKNNESLEDLEKNEISPEYLVKNSL from the coding sequence AACAAGGACCGAGTATCTTGCCATGACGCATATAGACGGTGTTGCTGTGAAAGACCTCATTAAAAACTATGGTTCTCCCGTATTTGTATATTCTGAAGCGAAAATAAGAAGCAATTTTCAGAATGCGAAAAGAGCATTTACTACAAGATACCCAAAGATACAGTTTGCATGGAGCTATAAAACATGCTATCTCAATGCCATCTGTAATATCTACCATCAGGAAGGAAGCTGGGCGGAAGTAGTAAGCCGGTTTGAATATGATAAAGCCCTTAAAAATGGAGTTCCTGGCAACAAAATTATTTTTAACGGACCCGATAAAGCGGCTGAAGACCTCACTCTGGCAATAGATAATGACAGCTTAATCCACATAGATCACTTTGATGAGCTGTATATGCTTACAGAAATTGCCCAGCAAAAAAATGTAAAACCGAGAGTTGCCATCCGTGTTAATATGGATTGTGGTGTATATCCTCTCTGGGATCGCTTCGGGTTCAACTACGAAACAGGTCAGGCTTGGGATGCCATTTCCAAAATACTCGTAACAGGAAACCTGAATCTTGTTGGCTTGCATACCCACATCGGAACGTATATTATGAGCAGTGCTGCGTACGCTGTTGCAGCAAGCAAAATGGCTGATCTGGCATTGGGCATCAGGAACAAGTTTAATAAAATAATAGAATACATAGATATGGGAGGCGGCTTTGCTTCAAAAAATACCCTCAAAGGCAGCTACCTTCAGGCTACGGATTATGTTCCGGAAATAAATGAATATGCCGATGCAATATGTTCTACATTGCTTACATCTGGTTTTCAGGCCAACGAATTGCCGTATTTATATTTAGAAACAGGACGCGCTCTAATAGATGACGCCGGATATTTGTGCGGAAGTGTAATAGCAAATAAAAGACTAAGTGACGGACGAAAAGCTACTATTATGGATTTTGGAGTTAATCTTATGTTTACCTCTTTCTGGTATGATCATAAAATAACTCCGGCACAGGAGTTTGGACATCACACAGAAGAAAATGTGCTTTACGGACCGCTTTGTATGAATATAGACGTTGTAAGGAGCAGTATTATGCTGCCTCCTCTAAAAACCAAAGATAATGTCGTAGTGCATCATGTAGGCGCATACTGTGTGACACAAAGTATGCAGTTTATAGCGCTTCGCCCGAAAGTCGTTTTAATTGATATGGATGATAAAGTGCATATCATCAAAAACAATGAGAGTCTTGAAGATCTTGAAAAGAATGAAATCTCTCCCGAATATTTAGTTAAGAATTCACTATAA
- a CDS encoding urea transporter, which yields MNAKATINYYSRFFLDGILYSYSQIFFCNKRWFGLCLLILTLINPFKTLIGVSVIILSLAFGILFKFDEDKLRNGIYTYNALLVGLGIASLYEVTLKTILVTIFYSLLSLFLAVVLSNFFGKRGLPSLTLPFLLCIWMVYSSQRAYGEIKFNTDIEHELIFLKPLSEKFSQLIDLLSYKDAVHIFLKSLSAIFFIYNDLVGFCIVMLLVLYSRISFTLAVWGFFIGIMFFSYFLGDYKILVFDYISFNFILISISLGGFFIVPSLKGYVLQIFTVSLCCILLGAFSPFLFLIKMPVYSLPFVAVVLVVLSALKLRLNTNGIELVKNQQYKAEQNFYKNYYEKLRFKAMTYFHIYLPVMGEWNVSQGINGGITHLDDWKNAWDFDVRNYRGLSYYNTGTQLKDYLCYDLPVIAPCSGYVVMFQDYIEDNEIGKINQVNNWGNSLVIKVAEQFYVQLSHFRAGSFKVSQGDYVKAGQLLGHCGNSGRSPEPHIHFQMQITPDIGSKTIPYPIAYYFSRDEKEELHFNSFSYPKENEKVSNILPDSSLQEAFGFLPNHYIEWEIEKQGKKERQKWFSAIDAFNRSYLYDKENDSYAYYRNDGVVVYFYDFIGSRSSYLFNFYLASQKILLGNYKNVQIKDWIMPSYVYPASIQWIQDFLAPFVQIFKGKYASLIINPEKGSSSEIHIRSSIEGKTFGVYHAILQCEMIIKDRKINTVTIVKNNTKTTMRCLRIYA from the coding sequence ATGAACGCAAAAGCAACCATAAACTATTACTCCCGTTTTTTTCTGGATGGGATTTTATACAGCTATTCACAGATTTTCTTTTGCAATAAAAGATGGTTTGGTTTGTGCCTGCTCATACTCACCCTTATTAATCCTTTTAAAACATTAATAGGCGTATCCGTTATTATTCTATCGCTGGCTTTTGGTATACTCTTTAAGTTTGATGAAGATAAGCTGAGAAACGGAATATATACCTACAATGCACTTTTGGTGGGTTTGGGAATTGCAAGTTTATATGAAGTAACCTTAAAAACCATATTGGTTACCATCTTTTATTCATTATTGAGCCTTTTTCTGGCAGTGGTATTGTCAAATTTTTTTGGAAAAAGAGGATTGCCATCGCTTACTCTGCCTTTTTTGCTGTGTATTTGGATGGTATATTCCAGCCAGAGAGCTTATGGTGAAATAAAATTCAATACAGATATTGAACACGAACTTATTTTCCTGAAACCGCTCTCTGAAAAATTCAGCCAGTTAATAGACTTATTGTCTTATAAGGACGCCGTACATATCTTTCTGAAATCTCTTTCGGCTATTTTTTTTATCTATAATGACCTGGTAGGGTTTTGTATTGTTATGCTGCTTGTGCTGTATTCCAGGATTTCTTTCACCTTGGCAGTTTGGGGATTTTTTATAGGAATTATGTTTTTTAGTTATTTTTTGGGAGATTATAAAATCCTGGTATTTGATTACATCAGTTTCAATTTTATATTAATATCAATTTCTCTGGGCGGTTTTTTTATAGTTCCCTCATTAAAGGGATATGTATTACAGATATTTACCGTAAGTCTTTGCTGTATTTTACTGGGGGCATTCAGTCCGTTTTTATTTCTCATAAAAATGCCGGTGTACTCATTGCCTTTTGTGGCGGTTGTATTGGTCGTACTCTCTGCGCTGAAATTGAGACTGAACACGAACGGAATTGAATTGGTGAAAAACCAGCAGTATAAAGCCGAACAGAATTTTTACAAAAATTATTATGAAAAGCTCCGTTTTAAGGCAATGACCTATTTTCATATTTACCTTCCTGTGATGGGAGAGTGGAATGTAAGTCAGGGAATCAATGGAGGAATTACCCATCTGGACGACTGGAAAAATGCCTGGGATTTTGATGTAAGAAATTATAGAGGATTATCATATTACAACACAGGGACACAGCTTAAAGATTATTTATGCTATGATCTGCCCGTGATAGCTCCCTGTTCAGGATATGTCGTGATGTTTCAGGATTACATAGAAGATAATGAGATCGGAAAAATCAATCAGGTAAACAATTGGGGAAATTCATTAGTAATTAAAGTAGCAGAACAGTTTTATGTACAATTATCCCACTTCAGGGCAGGAAGCTTTAAAGTTTCGCAGGGCGATTATGTAAAGGCGGGGCAATTATTAGGACATTGTGGAAACAGCGGACGTTCACCGGAGCCGCATATCCATTTTCAGATGCAGATAACTCCCGATATCGGTTCCAAAACAATACCGTATCCAATAGCGTATTATTTTTCGAGAGACGAGAAAGAAGAATTACATTTCAACAGTTTTTCATATCCGAAAGAAAATGAAAAGGTAAGCAATATTCTTCCGGATTCCTCTCTTCAGGAAGCATTCGGGTTTCTGCCCAATCATTATATAGAGTGGGAAATAGAGAAACAGGGCAAAAAAGAAAGGCAAAAATGGTTTTCAGCTATTGATGCTTTTAACAGATCATATCTCTACGATAAGGAAAATGATTCGTATGCTTATTATAGAAATGATGGTGTAGTTGTGTACTTTTATGATTTTATAGGAAGTAGAAGCTCCTATTTATTTAATTTTTACCTGGCCAGTCAAAAAATACTTTTAGGAAACTATAAAAATGTTCAGATAAAAGACTGGATTATGCCAAGTTATGTTTACCCGGCCTCTATACAATGGATTCAGGATTTTCTGGCACCGTTTGTTCAGATATTTAAAGGTAAATATGCCTCCCTGATCATTAACCCTGAAAAAGGAAGTTCCTCTGAAATTCATATCCGGTCATCAATAGAAGGAAAAACATTCGGAGTCTATCATGCCATTCTGCAATGTGAAATGATTATAAAAGACAGGAAAATAAATACAGTCACAATAGTTAAAAACAATACTAAAACCACAATGAGATGTTTAAGAATTTATGCATAG